Genomic DNA from Aquisalimonas asiatica:
CTGAACTTTCTCCGGCACTCGGGTGATATGGAAGGGGATCAGCGCGAGCGCATGCGTGAACTCCTGATCGCCCGGAGCCAGCTCTCGGGGGTGCCCGGCGCCGAGCGTCCGCCGAAACCGGATACACGCCCGGACCAGGGGCATCGTACGTTGCGCCTTGGCGCCGGGGGTGGCGAACGGGGTGACGCCACATTCGGCAGCCTGCACTGGCGGCCCGCCTACCATGACATGCTCGACCCGCCGGAGGGCTACATCCCCGGTGCCCACATCAGCTACGGTGATGTGGAGGTCCGCTACGACGAAGGCCGCGATCGCATCGAGCTCGAGCGGCTGATGGTGATCGACATCGAGTCCCTGAATCCCCGGGATCAGCTCTTCCGCCCCTGGTCCTGGAACATCCGGGCCGGGGCCGAGCAGCGGCTGCGCCCCGACGGCAGGCGGTCGCTCATGGGCGGCGTTGATGGCGGCGGCGGGTTCACCTGGCAGGCCGGCGACACGCCACTGTGGGCCTATGCCGGTGTACAGGCGGATGCGTGGGGCTCCGAGCGTCTGGACGACAGCGTCCGCGCCGGCGCGGGGCCGCGCCTGGATCTGCTCTGGACCGGCGCGTCACTGCGCACACGGCTGCGGGCCGAGACCGCGTGGCAGACCGATACCAGCCGCCCCGCCTGGCGCGTGAGCGCGGAGCAGTCGTTCACCGCTTTCCGGAACGTCTCGCTACGGGTGGGTGTGACGCGGGAGCACGATTTCGATGTTCACGAGAATGCGGTACAGGCGACCCTGTATGGCTATTTCTGACCACCGCGGCAGGCGCTGCCTGTGGCTGGGCCTGCTGGTGGTCGCCGCGATGCTGATCGCCGGTTGCAGCCGCTTTTTCTTTCTTCCCGAGCCGGGGCATCGCTGGGATCCGGCCCAGGCCGGTATCGACTACGAGAATATCTGGTTCGACAGCCTGGACGGCACCCCGCTGCACGGCTGGTTCCTGCCGGCCGACGAGCCGCGCGGCACGATTCTCTTCCTGCACGGCAACGCCGAGAACATCAGTACGCACATCGGCGCCGTCTACTGGCTGCCCGGGCAGGGCTACAATGTCTTTCTCCTCGACTACCGCGGGTTCGGCCTGTCTGCGGGGACACCCGATTTCGACGGCGTTCACATGGACGCCGCCGCCGCGCTGGCCCGCGTCGCTCGCCACCGTCGCGTTGACCCGGAGCGCATCGTCGTCTTCGGCCAGAGCCTGGGCGCCTCCGTGGCCATTACCACCGTCGCCAACCACGGTGCGGCCCACGGCGTGCGCGGACTGATCGCCGACAGCCCCTTTTCCAGTTACCGTGGCATTGCCCGGGAGAAGTTCGGCGAGCTGTGGTTGACCTGGCCGTTTCAGTGGCCCCTGAGCCTGACCATCGACGATGATCATGCGCCCATTGATCACGTCGCATCCGTGAGCCCGATCCCGCTGCTGCTGATTGCCGGTGACGACGACCGGGTGGTGCCGTCCCACCACAGCCAGGACCTCTACGCCGCCGCGCAGCCGCCGAAGGACGCCTGGCATTACCGGGGGGTGGGTCATACCCAGGCCGTGGCGCGGGACAATGTGCGCCGTCGCCTGGTGGCCTGGCTTGACGGGGTGCTCGGGCCCGTTGGTGGTGATGACGCCGGCGAGGAGGGCGAATGAGCGCCCTCGGCCCGCGCGAGGTCGAGCCGGACGCATGGGGCGAGTGGGCCAGGGAAGCCCTCCGGCTGCTCCTGCACCGGCCGGCGCTGACAGTGGTGGTGCTCGCGCTGGTGCTGGTCATCTTTTATGCCGTGCATCTGGTCGAGTGGGGGCCCGTGCGCGTCTTCCTCATGCTGCTCTGCCTGCCGCTGGCGTTGATGGTCTTCATCCGGCTGGCGTGGTACGCGGATCACAGCCGCCGTCCATGGCCGTCGCAACTGCTACCCGGGAACGGCGAGCTATTGCTCTCGGTCGGGTGTGCCGCCGCTGCCATGGCGCTGCACGGGGGCCTTGCCACGGTCACCGCCCCGCTGGCAGACGGTTTCGTGGGCATGGTGCAGCAGCTGGGCCTGTGGAGCCCCGTGCAGGCGGACGGGCTGCCCGCGCAACCTCCCCTGCGGCACACGCTCCTGGGTCCCGTGCTCGTTCCCGGTGGGCTGTTCGGCGTGGCGCTGGTGGGGATGCTGCTCATGCTGCTGGCGTTCGGGCAGTGGTTTCTGCTGCCCATGATGGCCCTGCACAACCCGCCGCTGCCGCCCGCCATGGCGGCCAGTGCGCGCGCCTATCCACTCAATCCGGCGCCCATGATGGGAGTCACCGGTCTGCTGATGCTGGCCGCGGCACTGCTGCTGGTCACCGTCGGGTGGATTCTCATTGCGCTGCTGCCGTTCTTCGGTGCGCTGTTGTACGTCGGCTACCGGGACGTGTTCCTGGGCAGTGAGTCGGACGCCCCGGAAGGCATTGCCGTCGACGACGAACTGGGCGAGGGTTCGCACGGCTGACCGTGGATCGGGTAGCATACGCGCCCCGTTGCATCCGCCCTGGAGGACTGCCCGTGACCGCCGCGGAACACCCCGTCGCGCCCGACCGCGAGACCCTCGCGCGCAGGCTCTGCGCGCGCTATGAGGGGATTGTCGATGACTCCGAGGCACTGGTTCAGTCGTTATTGCGCCCGTTGCCCACCACCGTGTGGGCGAATCCCCGGCGGCTGTCCCGCGACGACCTCCTGGAGGTGCTGCGTGCCGACGGGATCGCCGCCACCCCCATGGCGTGGTCGCGCCAGGGCGTGCGGCTTGATCCGGACGCCCGTCCCGGGCGGCACTGGGGGTTCATGGCCGGGCTCTTCCAGGTGCAGGAGGAAGTCTCCATGCTGCCGGTGGCGTTGCTGGAGCCGCAGCCCGGTGAGCGGGTTCTGGATCTCTGTGCCGCCCCCGGCAACAAGACCGCCCAGATCGCCATGGCCATGGCCAACCGGGGCACGGTCATGGCCAACGACCTGCGCAAGGGGCGGCTGGCGGCGCTGCGCCAGACCGTCAAGCGCCTCGGGCTCATGAATGTGGCCATCACGGCGCAGGACGGGCAGTCCATCGGCGCCCGCGCCGGCCAGTTCGATCGGGTGCTGGTGGATGCCCCGTGCAGCTGTGAGGGGACGTTCCGCAAGGTGCGCGTGCCCACCATCAGCACGGCCGCGTTCCGCTCCCGCCTGGCCGCCGTCCAGGTGCGCTTGCTGGAACGGGCCATGCGGCTCACCCGGCCGGGTGGGCGGCTGGTCTACTCCACCTGCACCCTGGCCCCGGAGGAGAACGAGGCGGTGATTGACACGCTGCTGGACCGCTACCCGGGTGAACTGAGGGTGGTGCCGGCGAACGTGCCCGGATTGCAGGCCACCCCGGGTATCACCGAATGGGAAGGGCGCCGGTACGATCCGGCCGTGGCCGATACCCTGAGAGTCTGGCCACACCACAACGACACCGGCGGTTTCTTCGTGGCGGTGCTCGAGCGCAGTGCCGACGCCACCCGCGTTGAGGAGCCGCGCTGGTTTACGCCCCCGGAGGAGCCCCGGAGCTGGCTTGAGCCGCTCACCGAGCGCTTCGGCATCCCGTGGGCGGCATTCGACGGCGCGGTTCCGGTGAAGCGGGGCAACAAGCACCTGCATCTTGCGCCGGTGGACCACCGCTACCCGGAAGCGCCGGCACCCGAGATGCTCGGGCTGCCGGCGGTGCGGCGCCGCAGTCTGCCCGTGAAACCGACCACGGCGGCGGCCATGCTCTACGGGCCGGAGGCCACCCGCAACGTGATCACGCTGGAGACTGCCCAGACCCGGCGCTACCTGGAACGCCATCCGGTTCACGGGCTGTCCACGGAGCAGCTGGCCGCCTGCACGTCGGCCGGTTACGTGGTGTTGCGCTACCGCGGGTACACCCTGGGCCTGGGGCAGCTCATCTTCGACCGTGATACCGGGACTGCGCACGTGGAGAGCCTGATGCCCAAGGCCTGGTTGCGTGACGGGGCCGCGCTGATGACGCCGGAGGAGGGCTGAGCCTGCCGCTCAGGAGCTCCAGGTGCCGACCCGGCGCATTTCTCCCCATTCGTGGCGCTTGCCCCGCAGCCACTGCCAGAGCCCCTGGCAGCGCCACAGGGTGTTGAGCTGGCGGTAACCCAGGTTCTCGACCAGGGCCGCCAGAAACAGCCGCAGCATGTCCGTGCGGCGGGTGTAGACGCGGAACGAAAGCGCCTCCAGAAGCAGGGCGGTGACCGACAGCACCATGCCGAAGCCCACGGCGACCAGCATGAACGCCAGCAGCGCGGGGCCGGAGACGAAGCCCATGGCGAATCCGGTCACCATGAACAGATAGCCGGCCAGCTCGATCAGTGGGCCCAGCCACTCGAATATGGCCATGAAGGGCCAGGCGACGCGTCCCGGCATGCCGCCGCGCGGGTTGGCGGCCAGCCGCCAGTTGCTGGTGAGACTCTCCGCCAGGCCACGCTGCCAGCGGGTTCGCTGCCGATGGAGGGTGCCCATGTCCTCCGGGACCTCGGTCCAGCAGATCGGGTCCGGCACGTAGCGGATACGGTAAGGAATGCGGCGTTCACGGTGGTACTGATGCAGGCGGACCACCAGCTCCATGTCTTCGCCGACGCAGTCCGTGCGGTAACCCCCCGCGGCGATCACGCGGTCGCGGTCGAACAGGCCAAAGGCGCCGGAAATGATCAGCAGCGCGTTCAGGGGCGACCACCCCAGCCGGCCGAACAGGAACGCACGCAGGTACTCCACGATCTGCAACCGCGCCAGCAGGCTCCGGGGCAGGCCGGCGCTGACCAGGAATCCGCCCTGGACGTCGGAGCCGTTGGCGACACGCACCGTGCCGCCGGCGGCGATCGTGCGTTCATCGTCCATGAATGGCTGCACCACCCGCAGGAGGCTGTCCCGCTGCAGGATGGAGTCGGCGTCCACGGCGCAGAACAGCGGCTTCGATGCGTAGTTGAGGCCGGCGTTGAGTGCGTCGGCCTTGCCGCCGTTGGCCTTGTCCACCACGGTCAGCTCCGGGTGGTTGCGCGAACGGAAAACGCCGCGCACCGGCGCGCAGGGTACGACCCGCAGCGCCGGGTCCAGCTGCGGTTGGAGATCGAAGGCGCGCTTCAGGGCGTCCAGGGTCTCGTCGCGGGAGCCGTCGTTGATCACGATGATCTCGAAGTCCGGATACTCCAGCTGGAGCATGGAGCGGATCGACGCGACGATGGTGGTCTCCTCGTTGTAGGCAGGCACCAGCAGGGATGTGCCGGGCTCGATCCCGAGGTAAGGGACGCCGGTCTCGCCATCGGTCCGGTAGCGCAGGCTCCGCCGCAGCGAGGCGAGGGCCAGCAGGTTCAGCGTGAGATAGCCCCCGTTCAGGCCTATGAAGTAGGCCAGGAAGACCAGTTGCGCAATCACCAGGATGTCGCCCGTCATGGCCTGGCCTCCAGTGCCCGCTGCAGGGCCTGTCGGCCATAGTCGTCAGGGAAGGTGTGGCTCAGTTCCTCGACTGCCTCCGGTGCCAGGCCGTGCAATGCGACGATCCCGCCGGCCGCCGCCTGGCGGACATACCAGCTGGCGTCCGCGAGCAATGGCTGCAGGCGTTGCAGGTCATCCGTGCCCGCGCCCGTGTGCCCGAGGGCCTGTGCCGCGATGGCGCGCACCCGTGGCTGAGGGTGGTCGAGCAGAGCGCGCATGCGCTCGGTGTCGTACGGGTTCCGGGCGACGGCCAGCAGATCCAGCGCTTGCGCGGTGAGGCTGTCGTCGGGGTGCTCATCCAGGAATTCGCGGAGCGCGCGCGTGCGTTGACTGATGTGGGTGCTTTCCAGCAGGGGCAGGAGTCGTTCGCGCTCCGCGAACGTCCCTTCGCGGAACGCCGGAAGCAGGGTGGCGTTAGCCGCCTCCGGCCCCGCTGTGTTGACGATGTCGATACAATGGGGTGTGGACCAGTCCCTGCGCGCCAGCAGTATGGGCAGCAACTGCGGCATGTTGCGCTCCGGGTCGATCGTGACGAGGGTGCGCGCCGCCGCCACGGACACGGGGCCCGGTGCCCGGCGCGCCATGAGCAGCAGTCGGCGGTTGGCGCCGGGTGGCGCCAGATAGCGCATGGTGGTAATGGCAACCATGCGGGCCCGTGGCGAGCCAGCCTCCAGATAGAGGCGGGTGACCGTGTGCATCCCGGTGGCGTAGAGCAGCTGGTTCAATGCCGTGTGGGCCTGGCCCCGCACCGATTGCTGGACGCGGTTCCAGAGCAGCAGAAAGCGGAGCTGGTCCTTCCAGTGAATGGCGGGCAGGACCTGCTGGACGTCCCCGAGTGCCGCGGCGGCCATGATCGGGCGCCATGTCTCCAGGAACCGGGCCTGGCGTTTCTCACTGGCGCGCGCACTGATGCCCAGCCACAGAACCTGCGCCATGATCGCCATGGTCAGCGCGAACAGGACCAGGCCGGTCAGTATGGCAGCCTGGACGACCGCGTCAGAATGAATGACGGAGTCCAAGCCTTACACCCCAGCGCTCGTAAGCGTCGTCGACCTCGTGATAGCCCGCTTCCCAGGAGACGGCCCATGCGGGGGCGAACCAGTGCCGCCCCTCGACCACCGCGCCGCGCACGGTGAATGGCTCCACGTCACCGGTCGCGGCGTCGTACTCGTCTTCCGTGCCCGCACTGAGGGTGACCCCCGCATGGCTGCGCTCCTGGTAGTAGCGGGTCAACGATGCGGCGTGGCTGAGCTGGCTGCTGCCTCCCTGAAGGCGGGTGAGCACGGCGCTGTATGCCGCGCGCCATGGGCCGAAGTAGCGCTCTGTCGTCACGCGCCCGGCGTCCACGTCGATCGCCGGGTACATGCTGCGTCGCAGGCCAACGTCGATACCGAAGCCGAGCGGAAGGGGGCGCCCGGCACTGACGCCCAGGCTCCGGTCCGGCAGGAATCCGTCGGCGGGGCTCACCGTGCCTTCCACGCGACCGCTCCAGGCCGGGCCGAGCGGACGGCTGACGGCCAGCCCCAGCTCCTGGTCGCTGTCATCAAACCGCCAGGCCTGCCGGGCGTGGCCGC
This window encodes:
- a CDS encoding alpha/beta hydrolase produces the protein MAISDHRGRRCLWLGLLVVAAMLIAGCSRFFFLPEPGHRWDPAQAGIDYENIWFDSLDGTPLHGWFLPADEPRGTILFLHGNAENISTHIGAVYWLPGQGYNVFLLDYRGFGLSAGTPDFDGVHMDAAAALARVARHRRVDPERIVVFGQSLGASVAITTVANHGAAHGVRGLIADSPFSSYRGIAREKFGELWLTWPFQWPLSLTIDDDHAPIDHVASVSPIPLLLIAGDDDRVVPSHHSQDLYAAAQPPKDAWHYRGVGHTQAVARDNVRRRLVAWLDGVLGPVGGDDAGEEGE
- a CDS encoding RsmB/NOP family class I SAM-dependent RNA methyltransferase, whose product is MTAAEHPVAPDRETLARRLCARYEGIVDDSEALVQSLLRPLPTTVWANPRRLSRDDLLEVLRADGIAATPMAWSRQGVRLDPDARPGRHWGFMAGLFQVQEEVSMLPVALLEPQPGERVLDLCAAPGNKTAQIAMAMANRGTVMANDLRKGRLAALRQTVKRLGLMNVAITAQDGQSIGARAGQFDRVLVDAPCSCEGTFRKVRVPTISTAAFRSRLAAVQVRLLERAMRLTRPGGRLVYSTCTLAPEENEAVIDTLLDRYPGELRVVPANVPGLQATPGITEWEGRRYDPAVADTLRVWPHHNDTGGFFVAVLERSADATRVEEPRWFTPPEEPRSWLEPLTERFGIPWAAFDGAVPVKRGNKHLHLAPVDHRYPEAPAPEMLGLPAVRRRSLPVKPTTAAAMLYGPEATRNVITLETAQTRRYLERHPVHGLSTEQLAACTSAGYVVLRYRGYTLGLGQLIFDRDTGTAHVESLMPKAWLRDGAALMTPEEG
- a CDS encoding glycosyltransferase family 2 protein translates to MTGDILVIAQLVFLAYFIGLNGGYLTLNLLALASLRRSLRYRTDGETGVPYLGIEPGTSLLVPAYNEETTIVASIRSMLQLEYPDFEIIVINDGSRDETLDALKRAFDLQPQLDPALRVVPCAPVRGVFRSRNHPELTVVDKANGGKADALNAGLNYASKPLFCAVDADSILQRDSLLRVVQPFMDDERTIAAGGTVRVANGSDVQGGFLVSAGLPRSLLARLQIVEYLRAFLFGRLGWSPLNALLIISGAFGLFDRDRVIAAGGYRTDCVGEDMELVVRLHQYHRERRIPYRIRYVPDPICWTEVPEDMGTLHRQRTRWQRGLAESLTSNWRLAANPRGGMPGRVAWPFMAIFEWLGPLIELAGYLFMVTGFAMGFVSGPALLAFMLVAVGFGMVLSVTALLLEALSFRVYTRRTDMLRLFLAALVENLGYRQLNTLWRCQGLWQWLRGKRHEWGEMRRVGTWSS
- a CDS encoding HEAT repeat domain-containing protein; this translates as MDSVIHSDAVVQAAILTGLVLFALTMAIMAQVLWLGISARASEKRQARFLETWRPIMAAAALGDVQQVLPAIHWKDQLRFLLLWNRVQQSVRGQAHTALNQLLYATGMHTVTRLYLEAGSPRARMVAITTMRYLAPPGANRRLLLMARRAPGPVSVAAARTLVTIDPERNMPQLLPILLARRDWSTPHCIDIVNTAGPEAANATLLPAFREGTFAERERLLPLLESTHISQRTRALREFLDEHPDDSLTAQALDLLAVARNPYDTERMRALLDHPQPRVRAIAAQALGHTGAGTDDLQRLQPLLADASWYVRQAAAGGIVALHGLAPEAVEELSHTFPDDYGRQALQRALEARP
- a CDS encoding YaiO family outer membrane beta-barrel protein translates to MVNGWPTGGALTAALAGAVLACSITATVAGTTLEELDAALEAAPDDQELRFDRARQRAWAGDYDGALADYDRLLADAPHEPDYLLGRAQVLLWSGAADEALPLLARAREAAPDYEAVWRVELQARAAADETDEAFLDAARDRFPDADWLPEPPRRAWEVEGSVRHDYLTRGADDWQEIRGDWLSYRRGGLTWSGHARQAWRFDDSDQELGLAVSRPLGPAWSGRVEGTVSPADGFLPDRSLGVSAGRPLPLGFGIDVGLRRSMYPAIDVDAGRVTTERYFGPWRAAYSAVLTRLQGGSSQLSHAASLTRYYQERSHAGVTLSAGTEDEYDAATGDVEPFTVRGAVVEGRHWFAPAWAVSWEAGYHEVDDAYERWGVRLGLRHSF